One genomic window of Camelina sativa cultivar DH55 chromosome 5, Cs, whole genome shotgun sequence includes the following:
- the LOC104787066 gene encoding cytochrome P450 734A1: MEEESSSSWLILVLSIMFSLVIVKGMSLLWWRPRKIEEHFSKQGIRGPPYHFFIGNVKELVGMMLKASSHPMPFSHNILPRVLSFYHHWRKIYGATFLVWFGPTFRLTVADPNLIREIFSKSEFYEKNEAHPLVKQLEGDGLLSLKGEKWAHHRRIISPTFHMENLKLLVPVVLKSVTDMLEKWSDKLSENGEIEVDVYEWFQILTEDVISRTAFGSSYEDGRAIFRLQAQQMLLCAEAFQKVFIPGYRFFPTRGNLKSWKLDKEIRKSLLKLIERRRESVVDGDGEECKEPTGKDLLGLMIQAKNVTVQDIVEECKSFFFAGKQTTSNLLTWTTILLSMHPEWQAKARDEVLRVCGSRDVPTKDHVVKLKTLSMILNESLRLYPPIVATIRRAKSDVKLGGYKIPCGTELLIPIIAVHHDQAIWGNDVNEFNPARFADGVPRAAKHPVGFIPFGLGARTCIGQNLAILEAKLTLAVMIQRFTFHLAPTYQHAPTVLMLLYPQHGAPITFRRLIDQS, from the exons ATGGAGGAAGAAAGTAGCAGCAGCTGGTTAATTCTTGTTTTGTCTATAATGTTCAGTCTTGTAATAGTGAAGGGTATGTCTCTGTTATGGTGGAGACCAAGAAAGATCGAAGAACATTTCTCGAAACAGGGGATTCGAGGTCCTCCTTATCACTTCTTCATCGGAAATGTTAAAGAACTTGTTGGAATGATGCTTAAGGCTTCTTCTCATCCTATGCCTTTCTCTCACAATATTCTTCCTAGAGTTCTCTCTTTTTACCATCACTGGAGAAAAATCTATG GTGCTACATTTCTGGTATGGTTCGGTCCAACTTTTCGGTTAACCGTAGCTGATCCCAATCTGATCCGAGAGATCTTCTCTAAGTCTGAGTTCTATGAGAAGAACGAAGCTCACCCTTTGGTTAAACAACTCGAAGGCGATGGACTTCTTAGTCTCAAAGGCGAGAAATGGGCTCATCATCGCAGAATCATTAGCCCTACTTTTCACATGGAGAATCTTAAGTTGCTTGTGCCAGTGGTGTTAAAGAGTGTGACCGATATGCTTGAAAAATGGTCCGACAAGTTATCTGAAAACGGTGAAATTGAGGTTGATGTCTATGAGTGGTTTCAGATTTTGACTGAAGACGTTATTAGTAGAACAGCTTTTGGAAGTAGCTATGAAGATGGCCGAGCAATTTTTCGACTTCAAGCTCAACAAATGCTTCTATGTGCCGAAGCTTTTCAAAAAGTCTTCATTCCAGGCTATAG ATTTTTTCCGACAAGAGGGAATCTGAAGTCTTGGAAGTTAGACAAGGAGATAAGGAAGTCGTTGTTGAAGCTGATAGAGCGGCGGAGAGAGAGCGTTGTTGACGGAGACGGCGAAGAATGTAAGGAGCCAACGGGTAAGGATTTGTTGGGATTAATGATTCAAGCAAAGAATGTGACGGTTCAAGACATTGTGGAGGAGTgtaaaagcttcttctttgccGGGAAACAGACAACTTCTAATCTGCTTACGTGGACGACCATCTTGCTATCCATGCACCCGGAGTGGCAGGCCAAAGCACGTGATGAGGTCCTCAGGGTATGCGGCTCACGTGATGTCCCTACCAAGGACCATGTCGTTAAGCTTAAAACG TTGAGTATGATCTTGAACGAGTCACTAAGGTTGTATCCACCAATAGTTGCTACAATTCGACGCGCTAAATCGGATGTGAAGCTAGGAGGGTACAAAATCCCTTGTGGCACGGAGCTTCTTATCCCAATCATAGCGGTCCATCATGACCAAGCCATCTGGGGCAACGATGTGAACGAATTCAATCCAGCTCGGTTTGCAGATGGAGTGCCGCGTGCTGCCAAACACCCCGTTGGCTTTATACCGTTTGGCCTCGGAGCTCGAACATGCATTGGTCAGAATCTTGCTATACTTGAGGCCAAATTGACACTCGCTGTAATGATCCAACGCTTCACCTTTCACTTGGCTCCTACTTACCAGCATGCACCTACCGTCCTTATGTTGCTTTATCCTCAGCACGGTGCACCAATCACCTTCCGGAGATTAATTGACCAATCATGA